In Ciconia boyciana chromosome 1, ASM3463844v1, whole genome shotgun sequence, the genomic stretch TCTTCTTGTTGCCCTGTACGTCCCTCACCAGATTCAACTCCAGatgggctttagctttcctatcCCCAGCAATGAATGCTTGGACAGTCTCTCTGTCTTCCTCCCAGGTCAACTGATCCTGCTTATAATCTCttgcagcttcatttttatgtCATGAGTTTAGCCATGAGCTCCCTGTTCATCCACACAGATCTTATCACCTTTGCACAACTTCCTGCACATAGGAATGACCAGTCTTGAGCTTGAAAGAGGtgattcttgaaaaaaaataatcaaccaGCCCTCTTGgacccctcttctctccatccCATAGGATGGTATCCCATAGGATTCTTCCAAGAAGATCCCTGAAGAGACCAAACTCTGTTCTCGTTAAGTCCAGAGTTGTCAGCCTGTCGTTTGCCTTGTTCCCTTCTCTCAGGATCTTGATGGTTTCTGTAATCTATTTTTTCCTATGCTAATTCTAAGAAATATATTCAAACCTGTGTAAATTAAAACAGGTTTATATTAAGTGGCTTACTGGGCAAAGTATTGATTCTATTTAGGTGCCAATTCCATACACAAAAGAGACCGTTTCTAGAATATTTTGCTATAAATTGACATTATTCTATAAAGTCCAGAGACTACCTCAGAAAGAGATTTACGAAGCCAGTAGAATTTGTGTAagaattttaagatttttccaTACATCTGCAAGAGAAAACAGTACCTGAAATGGCATAGTCTCCATTTGGTGATGCTACAGTTATTGCTGATGCATTGCCAATACTCTCCACGGGCCCCAGACCAACATGATTACTGAAACTCAGCACATGCCATCCCATAACTTTCGCAAGCTGCTGAACTGCGTGTACTTGGTGCTGCGACATCTGAAAGATAACAAGAGGTTCGTCTTCTGTTCAGTATTTGCACATCACAGAAAGAACTGCTTACTGGTTTTaccaagctttttttcttctgctgtacagtagttatttataaaaattactttgtcttATAAGTTCTCTAGTTTCagaggaacttttttttttttaacatatgctACATAAGTGCTAGTAGAGCTTTGTGTTATTTGAATTTAGACTAGTTCCTTTGCAGACAGAGAAGACCACTGTATTAAACACACTATGCAGTTAGACGAATTCTTCATAGGTAAATGGGcttatgcattttatttaagtatTGCTTTCAATTTATAAAAACCTTTATTTAGGTCTCAAGAACTAATTCAAGTGATACAAACAGGATTTTGAAATAATCCTTTCTTTGAACAGAAATGAGATTTCTcctgtaaaatatataaaatctgTGAGAGTAATATCATAGCaaactcaggggaaaaaaaaaagttgaggtTCTGAGATGCATGATTATCTCCATTAATGCTCAAGTGTAAGCATTGAGCTTTAGCAGCTTAAAAGTTTAAAtgctaatatttttctgtatcacaACTTAACACTTGTAACAAGGAAGTATCTAGCACTGTTCAGCAGTTCTCTGTGAACAAGTCTGAGAACACTTGACCAAAAAGAGATACCCTCAGCAGAATCTGTTTCaacttgttttctgtgttcGGGAGTTTCGTGTAACTGCAACAGGTCAACCACTGTTATTAGAGACTTGTATTTTGACTATATATAATGCATAGTGGGGAGACTGTCACTTCTGAATAAAACCAGCAGCTTGCTCtaagcaattaagaaaaaaaagttcattcaAATATCAGCTGATTTAGTAATGGCTGATGCAAAGCAAACATTAACAAGACAATGTTGAAATGACAGTAGTTGTGCACTCATTAAGATCTCTACTCTAGACAGGACTTGGTTACAGTAAGTTTCATATATTGAATACCTTATTGTCTGCTATGACTCTCACTGACTTGTTCTGAAGTAAGCAAAAATCTTAGTGCTCCCATAATGAGTAGCataaagaaatgtatttgaaatgggagggaaaaaattattattactactgaCCTTAGTAAAAACTGGCATTATATTTTAGTAACAGTTGCTAAAGTCACTATgcaaacatactgaaaaattcAGTCATCCACCTTCCTATTTCCACTATCTTTATTTGACGTTTTCTAACATTTTCTACATAGATAAAGATGAGATTCtaactttttctgtttcccaaaCACTAcaagaaagggaagaataatGTATACCTGAGATAAAAGGAAATCCTGCAGTTCTTGCTCTTGATGGGACAATGTAATAACTCTTCCATCTCTATGCACAACTCTGATCTGTTCAACTCCAATGTTCAGCTGTAGTTGAATAGATCTTTGAAGACAAGATGCATATTTATTCAAAATGCATTACAACACTTAAGAAAACAGGAAACGAAGAACACAGAATCCCTCCCGTTCATTGACAAGAACTCTACGATGAGGATGGTGCAAAGCCTAGGGAATACGACAGCAACTCCAAACACTTCCATTTCATCACTCACCACAACAGCTCCCTCTGTACTGCAGGGGACATACTCTGTGGCATGTTACCAAACCTCGTCCACTGCTTGTTCAAGTCAAGGAACCTCCTGAGGTGCCTCACAGCTCCCTGCTACCACTGTGCCCAAGTTTCCTTCCAGAGGTGCAGGGGAACATGGTGTGTACTCAGGGCCTGTTCTATCCTACAGCCAAGACTTGGGCAGCATATGTACTCTGGAACTGAGACAGCAAATTGCACCAGTGACTGCAGTCTGCTCCTCCACACTCTGGACACGGCCAGAGAGGATtgctcaaaatggaaaaaacaactgGTTCATCCACTGCAAACGCATTAGTTAATTCACTGCTGGTCAGCATCCAGACGTTAGTTTCTGGAACATGAAATCTCTTATTTTGATGACAAAGTGCATAACTAATAGCATGAATTACATGAGTTCCATATTTCAGTACCTATGCAGCCAAGTTAGGACTGAGCACTGACTAGCTCTCCATGACCAGACTGGAAGTTCAGAATCCAGCACATACAAAGATACTTTATATTCAGCTATCTCTATCCAAAGTAAATCCCCCCTTAAACGGCCATTTTCACCTTCAATTCCTTCTTTGAAAGGAAACTGTGCTAATTAACAACTTACTAGGTTTCTTCATGAAAATGTAAAGTGGGTGAAGAGTTTTCTTAGGGTGATTGCTCCCCCCACaactcagaaaaaacaaacactcgCACACAAATAACAGGCTCCTACTTGTCTGTCTGAAGAGAATCTAAAGCCGTAAAACACAACTTGAATACACTCTGCTGTTGCTGCATGCTTCTACAGCaagaaacatgcattttcatACTTACTTGCATATCTGTTCGTATCCTTGAGAAGTTATTAGAACTTTAACACTGGATTCGTAAACGTCATTTATATTGGACCAGTGGGCCTGAATCTGAGGATCCTCAATACGACTAGCCAGACTGTCAATGGTTCGAGCAGTTCTAGAAGATAAAAACATATTCCGCGCACAATAATCTAGATAGTTTCTGCTGTCATCTTGTTTAAAGGAAACTAGTAGGTTATTAATttgcaggggttttttgtggaacaccaaaaaaaaaaaagggaaagggggcAAATTTAACAGAACCACGTGGATCAAGGTTCTATTTCAGCACCATTCTGGCGCTAATGCAGCACACTTGTTTACTCTGTACATTTCACATACATTCTGCAGCAGTATTAAAGTGCTATTACTCAGTATCGGTTACTGCACAGCAAAGAATACTAAAAAAGATTTATGCACTTTAAGAAAACTAGGGACAATTATCAGCAGCCTATGTCATAACTGTCACAGATCTTGAagaaatcagatatttttttctactgagtGCTGTTTGCTCATATTTCATAATATGTTATCGGTTCTTAGTACTTAGAAATAAAGACTATTTTAACAGCGAAAGAAGAAGTAGCTAGTTttaagaacactgaaaaaagatCAATTGTATTATACATAATGGTACATTTTATTGTAACTTTAACGAGAATAGCTTGTGACCCACCTGCGTCTCAAAAAGATATGTTTTGCctgctttattatcttttccaGAAGTCCTTCATTTGACTGTAAAGAACTGATATCATTTTTATCAAAAGCCTGGGGTCCTGCAAGTCTCATTCTCTTATGACCAAAAGGTGCACTAGCTGGATGTGGCATCACTGTTGAGCTCAGGGTTTGCTTGTGACACTGCAACAAACAACAGATGTTATAAAAGGAAGTGATGAAATAATGTATCCGCAAGAAATAATATGTGTACTACAATATGCTGCTTCACATCAGGTTTTTTAAGTGTACATACTTTCAAAAAGtgcaacttttttattttataacctGGACAGCACTTTAAAGCCAGCTTTACACTCATACTTTGCCTCCCATATTTATGCAGGACTTTCAAACCTTATcgaaagtgatttttaaaaaaaaaggtgctagCTAACAAAAATTTGGTAGTATGACAGTAGCTCCTACTAAGAAGTCTGCCTTGTATATATGTCTGGAGACAAACAGAATcgtcaaacaaaaataaaggaagcatTTTAGAGATAAAAAATTGGAGGTAGCAAAAGATTTAGCAACCTGTTCAAAGTCAAGAAAGGAAATTCACAATAGAGCTGGGCATGGAGccaaaacttcagaaaacctAGCTCAGTGTTTAACACTGGGCTATTCCACACGACTGCATGACTTGCAGAGCCATGCGCTAAGGAGATGAACACTCTCTGGAACACAGTTTCACAACTGCTTAGACATCTAAAATTGTGCTCCTTTCCTGAACAGACGCAACCTCAACCTTCTACCCCAGGTCATTCTGCTAGATTACACGAGAATCTAAAACACTGAAGCAGAGAAGTGGACCTCAAAAGAAGTGAAATTATTATGGTAActgattcttctttcttcatggGAGTATGGTCTGAACAGATGCTCACTTAAAGTACTTGACAAGTACTAATTagacacaaaggaaaaagggagacTGATGAGCTGTACTGGAAAAACCTTGCATTGCTTTTCCGAAGTAAGCAGCCAGGCCTGAGGTTAAGTAAAGAACTCCCAACATTCTCTACGTAGTAAAGAACTCCCTAACCACCCACACATACTAAAACTGAACAGTAGGTTGCCTTACACAAATGGATAGAAACTGACTGGCCTCTACTGGCACTCTGCTGTTACAACAGTGCTGCACAAAAGCCCAAAAACTCTTCAGTACTTGACCATAAATGCATTACCTCTCTGATAAGTTGATGCAAATTATGTTCCAGAACATAGAGATGATCCTCTGGATTGTGTTTTTCAGAAGCGgacttttgtgattttttgtCATTGGAAGAGTGACACAGAGAAATAGACAACTGCAAACCTGTacaaagcatataaaaaaaaatgaggacacTGACAATTTTCAGGCAGGCTACTgagaactgctttttcttcacattttacaGTCAGTAGTTTTACAACCAGTATTCACTGtatcagagaaaaatcaaagaatgaTGTTGGAGAGCACAGCATCAAAGGCAAGTAAGACTTGCTACTCACTGAAGTGTTGACAGGCCAACTAATAAATCACTAGGTGCATTTCACACTGATTTCTACGACTCAATCCCACACAAAAAGAAGAGTCCCCAGGACCCCATTCCTTCCGCAAAGAAGGAATGATTTACCATCATATAAATTTTAAGCAATCCAGAAACATATTCTTCACATGATATAATCATTTGTGTACTCCTTGTAAGAACAGAGGATTCATCAGCCGACTCTGAGCTATCTTCATGCTGTTTAATTATTCTCATTGAAGAGTATTAGCCTCCATTCTTCTGAAGACCCATTAACTCAAGTCTTAAATTTCACCTGCATGCAATCCAGGAGCAATGACTTATGCACAGCTCCAAACTGCAATGTGCACATGGCATTACAGTTGATAGCTTTAAGTGCTACTGACAAAAAACAcaatcacaaagaaaaacaatccaAAATCTACACAATAAAATATGAGTAAATTAGAAACTAAAGTGCATTAGTTGAATTTTTCTATAATTAGCAAGCAAAATTCAAATTCTgggaaattctgtttttcaaaacctttgaaaaacaaGGAGATTgctcctccccccccgccccaaattTCAGTTCACATTTAAGCAAATAATCATAGGTTAAGAAGTCTTAAAAAGTCTCCTACctgggaaaggctgggagatTATCTGATTTTTCACAACAATGTGAGGAATCTGTGATTTAATTTGGACAGCTTCTCGTGACAGCTGAGCAAAAATTTCTTTACATAAAAGAACATTCTGTGCTGTCTCCAACTTTGTCTGCCAGTGTGGAGaacctgaaaaatataaatcaacgtttgcagaagaaaagagtaaAGAGAAGCTACAAAGGTAGCTTCAGATGCCAGATACTGTGCAGTAGCTATGAGTAATCGCTAACATAAGGTATTTAGTATCTTCTATCCAAACTgagtattttcagaattttatctCAGTTAAGCAAGCACTTTAAGATAACAGTAGTgcattttacttccattttacatatatatatactgtGAACTGCACCTCCCTTCTGGAATTGCCTATTGCATCCCCTTTTGTGAACTCTGCTTATGAACCCCTGCTTCTTAAGTTGCAATTTACTTTCAATTATACTTCTAGCTTTATTAAATTTACTCTAAAATGAATCACCAAATAATGTTAAATTCATGTACATGCTTTCACAGGATTTATAGGCCCAATATTCTTGGAAGATTCTGGTCTGAGTAAGTACCCAAGCTCTATCCTCTACCCTGAATACCATAAGAAACATCTACTTAATACAACATCCTGTCTATGTTCAAGACAGCACAAGCATCTGTGTCACAGatcactgtgaaataaaatcCTGCCAGTTCTTTTTAATCCTAAAGAATTAAGGATGAATTTTTAATCCCAAAGGTTTACACCTTCAGATACTGTCACATATCAAATGAATCAAGCTACTGTCTGCCAGGTGAGCTGTTGGTAATTAATGCACATGCTGCCAGCACACTTTCAGATTCAGAGAAAACATACCAGCCACAGAAACAAGTGATGCATTTTGGGCAAAGTTAAAAGTGAACAGACATTTAGTCCAGTTGAGCCACAATACCTTGGTTTGCTTTTGGTTATGTGCTCAAACTCTTAATGACGAACGAAAGGTGCTCCAGAAGACCTAAAATACAATCctagtaattttatttcagaaattgaGTAAACACATATGAAAAACTGAAGGAGTACACTTTGAAAGCATCATCCTTCCAAAGCCCAAGCAGCATCTacacagaaaatttcagtttaaatcagTATATTCTTGTTCACTCTTCTTTCAAGCTagaattttcaaataaacatcAGATGCAAACCCATTTCTTGAGAATGTGCTCAGAAAACAACATATAGCTAGCTATACCTGGTTTTGATTTTGGCATGGGTCTTTTAAAAAGATTCACTGTCCCAAGATCACCAATGTCTGGAGCTTGTTTCTGAATAGAAACCTAGGCAAAAGAGAACATTATTTGATGTTTGTTCTTTGTTGCAAGCatacaaataacaaaacaaaacccatgctATATTATCAAAGTTTCTCTGGCAAACCTTTATATAGGCTGATCCTTCTAAATCACTTGGAATTTGAACATCCAAAGGACAGTAATCCTCAGGTATCTTTTTATCCAAGTCGATGTCAGTGTTCTTTATCACCTCAAACGTGCCATGATGAAGAAAAAGGGAGCCTAAGAAAGGAAGGACAAAGACACACATACTATAAAGCATCTTATGCAAATAATGAAGCTTATACCTCCATTTTGGAAGAATACGTATTTCCATAGTTGCGCTTGACTCAAATTTCTTaatgaattcttaaaaaaaacaggtaaaTTAGACAGCTCATTTCAGCACATCAGCATCTCAGTCCTCCAGTGTGCGATGtgtaatattttacagtaaGTTAGCAAGTAGTCTTTAATAGTTACGTGAGAAAACCAAGAATGTTTCAAAATGGTGTCAGcagaagcagggaaggagaaaaaaggtatttggttaaaacaagacaaaaaaattaactgccCAAAGTTTTGCAAGCAAGTAGCTCAAGGGGCAACACCTCTACTGATTTAAAGGAATGCTGATGATGTTTGGCTTGACAGTCTATCCTTTAGATTGAACACTGTCAAATTATGACAGTGTTCAGTCTGTAAAAAGCAGCCATACAGCCAGCCATTCGGGTGAGACTGATAAAGGCAGATGCCCACATCTGTCCTAGTTGCATCCCTTTTACATCCAAGGCACGGGTCATCTAGTTTAGGATAAATCATCTAAAAAGAGGCATATCCTGGGTTACATCTACAGCTTCGTCTTGAACACAAGATTAAGAACCCTAAGTTTGACAATGATGACAACTGGAGCCCAACACAACCAGTTCAGATGCCTGCTTTGCATCTACATCTTCAGTTTGGTGAGATTCTGTATTCACTCCTTCACTCCATAATTGGCTCTTAGAACTCTGGGCTGGCCACCCTCTCTCACTGTAATCCATGAAATAATGCATATTCTCAGTGTCATTTCTCACAAGCATAGGAATAATAGGTATAATAAATCTGTCTGCactcagagaaaaatgcaagatgCTCCTAAATcttttcaaagtgctttacagACCAAATGCAGATAAAAACCAAAGATTTACAAGGTCAACTGATCAACTCAATTGTCAATGCAGAATTGCTTCTGTAAAGGAATCTTTACTATAATCCTATACagtcagcttttaaaatcacttGCTAGGTTGAGGATGGCAGGATATTTTCCCTGATAGTAAAACAAGTTTCCTCCTTTTATAATTCTCATAactataataatattttattatctagtattatttgttattaaaaatattgcacctgtttttccagttacaaaaaaattatttgtaaaatataagTATCCATTTTTGAGAAAGACAAAAGACCCTACTGTTTACCTGCACTTCTGTAGCTCAGATCGCCAAGAATTTTGTCTCCCACTTTTCTCAGCTTCCAATGTTGTCTCAGTCTTAGCAGTTCAGAGTTGAAGTCTCTTTGTCGcttattttcctggttttctgcaACCGATTTGGATAATCTTTCTGCACCTTTCAAAAGGATTTGAGCTGCTCCAGCTAATGACTTCTTTTTTGAAATCAACTGTAGAAACTGAGGATTCTagtaacaaataaaaagaaaagcttcttgTATCTTAATTCTccaaaaattattattagtgGCACTAACTGACAGTGACTGATAACTTAGGTTGGTGGATGTTCAATAACTTACTTAGAGTAACTTTCATGACAATATTATATAGCCACAAGTAGAATTTTGACTTACAGCTTCAGCAAAGAGGCCTTTGAAATTAGCCTTCCCCAACCCATAGAGTGTGTGTACCATGTGTGTACCAGCACATCACAAGGAACATTTTCCTAAATCTTGTACGTATCACACATTAAAACTTccagtgaaataaaatctttagtATCAAGCCATAAAAACTACACAACTAGGTACAATATACCTGTTTTGGAGGAAGGGGATCCTGCACAACTGGATCCAGAGTCATGAACTTTTTATCCTTGACAATACTAAGAACATCATACAACACACACATCTCAGTCAAGGCGCTTCTTAAGTTGTTCCTCACTGAATCCCAAGGCCAGAGGGATGGCTGAAATTTTACCAAccctaaaaataaagcaaaagaagggaaaacaaaggatTGTAAAAAGCTATGGTGTAAGGCTCATTCTTAAACCACAGAGAGATCACAACGGCATGAAATACAACATAACAGCAGGATATCTGGATCTATCCTTTCCCACTCTACCCCTGTAATTTGCTGGGACTCGGTCACGAATACCCTGGCCTGACCCACAGCCAACCGTGGCAATCCACGGGAGAAGGCCAGCCACGCCCAAGCGCCTGTGGGGCTGCAGGCCGGGCACCGCCACGGCTTGGCAGGCCTCCGTCAGCTGCATCCCGAAGAGAGCCCAGGCGCTGGGCCCGGCCGCGGGCCGGCTGACAGGGACCCGCGGGCCCGCCGCCCCTCACCTTCCTCATCCTCCGCCTCGCCCGGCTCGGCCCAGGCGCGGCCCGCCGAACCCGGCTCGTCCTCCTCGGAGCCGGAGCCCTGGCTGAAGTCGATGCGCTGCGCCAGGCGCGCCAGGTTCTGGGACATGGAGAGCGGCTGCAGGTAGGTCTCGCTGCCATCCAGCCCCACCTCCTGCACCTGCTTCTCGCACGCCGACTCGATGCTGATGCGCACCGCCGGCACGCCCGCCATCTTGGTGCGACCTCCGACCGCAGCCGCCAGGCGCGCGCGCGACCCCCGCGCCGACTACGGGTACCGGGCGGAGGCGGGCCGgtgagggggcggggccagcgCCGGGCGGGCTCGGCTGTTTCCGGAGGGTGCtcgggagggggcggggccggcccgtGAGGGGCGGTGGGGCCTGAGGAGCCGGTGGCGGGGGacggcggccccgcgggcggccgggcggTGCTGCTGCGAGCCACTTCCACGGCCGATTACAATACCGGGCCGCTTTCCTTCTCCCTCGCACGTCGCAGGCAAAGCCCGGCCGGGTTTACTCCTCAGAGGCGGGCACgcagctctgagctgctgcagttttcttttacagcGATATTTTTGACCAGAAGTTGGTTCGATTGCCCGTTCTAAACATAAATTCACTTCTGGTTCCCCACCATCAGCTATGACCATGCAGGAAGCTCAGCGAAATAGCAAAACCCCCCACAATTAGTAATACTGCAGTGAAATTCCCATTTGGATTCAGTCATAACAATTTCAATTACGCGTACGCTCCGAATGCCTCACTTTAACAAAATGAAGACGTCGGCAGGTTACTGCTCTCGTATTTATTCGTGACTCTGATAAATGTGCATAATGAAAAGCGTTACAAAAATCGCCATTTGTGTTTTAGAAAGATCCAATTGCTACGCCTTGACCAGAGCCTCCCTGTTTCAGTCTCTCCCGACGAGGTGTGTCTCCGGGGGCCTGTCGATGCGGAAGAGCAGCTCGGCGGGCAGGAGGTAGCCCAGGTACTGCACGCTGTCGGGGCTGGTGTCCTGGTGGTAGTGCCCTCCTTCCCCGTGGTGGCTGAAACAGTGGGTGTGCTCCACGCGCAGGTCAAAGCCCTGTCACCAGAGAAAGGCCCGTGAACACGCGCTCATGTGAACTGTGGTTAAAAGTCCTGGGATAGTCTCTCCTTTGTACTGCGTATTTCCACGCATCTCAGAGCCCGCTCCAACCATTAAGCAGTGAAAACTTGCAAGATGCTTGTGAAACTAATAAGACAAAAGAAGAGGAGCTGTACAAGGCTTTACCATAggacagcaaagagaaaagaatttggAAACCCTGACAGCCCCCAACTTTTGGTCTCAGTCTCAcagagatttcctttttttttttttttctttctttcgATTGGGATTAAATAAAGCAGTCACACCAAGGAACCCCTACTGGAAATGAGAACCCCTTTGCACTGAATGCCACAGACCCATGTGATAAAGGGACAATCTCTACTCCAATTCTGAGAGCCAGCTTAGATGGAAATGGGAAGAATAGTGAATAAAGTAACAACTAGCATACTAAACTGTGAGATCAACCCCAACAGTTCTATATATCATAGAATGGTAGAatggttggaaggaacctttaaaaatcatctagtccaacccccctgccatgggcagggacatcttctacttgatcaggttgctcaaagccctgtccaacctgaccctgaacacttccagggatggggcatccacagcttctctgggc encodes the following:
- the MED17 gene encoding mediator of RNA polymerase II transcription subunit 17, whose protein sequence is MAGVPAVRISIESACEKQVQEVGLDGSETYLQPLSMSQNLARLAQRIDFSQGSGSEEDEPGSAGRAWAEPGEAEDEEGLVKFQPSLWPWDSVRNNLRSALTEMCVLYDVLSIVKDKKFMTLDPVVQDPLPPKQNPQFLQLISKKKSLAGAAQILLKGAERLSKSVAENQENKRQRDFNSELLRLRQHWKLRKVGDKILGDLSYRSAGSLFLHHGTFEVIKNTDIDLDKKIPEDYCPLDVQIPSDLEGSAYIKVSIQKQAPDIGDLGTVNLFKRPMPKSKPGSPHWQTKLETAQNVLLCKEIFAQLSREAVQIKSQIPHIVVKNQIISQPFPGLQLSISLCHSSNDKKSQKSASEKHNPEDHLYVLEHNLHQLIRECHKQTLSSTVMPHPASAPFGHKRMRLAGPQAFDKNDISSLQSNEGLLEKIIKQAKHIFLRRRTARTIDSLASRIEDPQIQAHWSNINDVYESSVKVLITSQGYEQICKSIQLQLNIGVEQIRVVHRDGRVITLSHQEQELQDFLLSQMSQHQVHAVQQLAKVMGWHVLSFSNHVGLGPVESIGNASAITVASPNGDYAISVRNGPESGSKVMVQFPRSQCKDLPKGDVLQDNKWNHLRGPFKEVQWNKMEGRNFVYKMELLMAALTPC